The following proteins are encoded in a genomic region of Hypanus sabinus isolate sHypSab1 chromosome 19, sHypSab1.hap1, whole genome shotgun sequence:
- the rpp14 gene encoding ribonuclease P protein subunit p14 isoform X1, with the protein MSFRGPSMMLGVFQRTLKMNQWRAGGIVVQHDTFLRSVHVQAGERAELTRVFTQGDVLTFAELTGDTNPLHLSEDYAKAHRFEKPVVHGILVCGLVSAVLGTKIPGCVLLSQELRFLSPLYAGEQVSAILDITKIKRSIAWITVSCIVNENKKVILKGEVKVMLPESKGQNV; encoded by the coding sequence ATGTCCTTCCGTGGTCCAAGCATGATGCTTGGTGTATTTCAGAGAACATTAAAAATGAATCAGTGGCGCGCAGGTGGCATTGTGGTGCAACATGATACTTTTCTTAGGTCTGTGCACGTTCAAGCTGGAGAGAGAGCTGAACTTACCAGAGTTTTTACACAGGGTGACGTGCTTACCTTTGCAGAGTTAACAGGTGATACTAACCCGCTTCACCTTAGTGAGGATTATGCTAAAGCTCATCGATTTGAAAAGCCAGTTGTGCATGGTATATTAGTATGTGGGTTAGTATCCGCTGTTCTGGGAACCAAAATACCTGGATGTGTTCTTCTGTCACAAGAACTCCGTTTCCTCTCACCTTTGTATGCAGGtgaacaagtctctgcaattCTAGATATAACTAAAATCAAGAGATCCATTGCTTGGATTACTGTTTCATGCATTGTCAATGAAAATAAGAAGGTTATTTTGAAAGGTGAAGTCAAAGTAATGCTGCCAGAAAGTAAAGGTCAAAATGTATAA
- the rpp14 gene encoding ribonuclease P protein subunit p14 isoform X2: MIGAGEQRAGAVYERRVYKNASDYQYMKVRLEFEAPGFRLNDVSFKQMIVSALRGLHGEIGAAVPIDVLKFEEQSLTAILRVRGSDLVKLWSALTLVASYKDAKCAFRVIQVSPFLLALSGNSREFLLI; this comes from the exons ATGATCGGCGCGGGCGAGCAGCGGGCGGGCGCGGTGTACGAGAGGCGCGTTTACAAGAATGCCTCTGACTACCAGTACATGAAGGTCCGCCT GGAATTCGAagccccggggttcaggctgaaTGATGTCTCCTTTAAACAGATGATCGTCTCAGCCCTCAGGGGTTTGCACGGAGAG ATTGGTGCTGCCGTGCCTATTGATGTTCTGAAATTTGAAGAGCAATCATTAACAGCGATACTAAGGGTAAGAGGAAG TGACCTTGTGAAGCTCTGGAGTGCATTGACCCTGGTGGCATCCTATAAAGATGCGAAGTGTGCTTTCAGAGTTATACAG GTCTCTCCATTTCTTCTTGCACTATCGGGCAACAGCAGAGAATTTCTGTTGATCTGA